The following coding sequences are from one Elusimicrobiota bacterium window:
- a CDS encoding fibronectin type III domain-containing protein encodes MSPGAAALLLALAVAARAQGPSPPPAISGVSAAAEGGTGAVISWTTDQAADAEVDYGPSEAYANSVFLNSPPATSHSVRLTGLVPGALYHYRAKSRNAAGLLSVSEDLTFTTPPPSRDIPASGQALPLVLIMTPPAGAVVSGTATVSANASAGAGVASVQFLLDGQDLGPPLTAGPYTLGWDTSLAGDGTHALAAVVRDAAGRAATSPIVRVTTDNTPPVIGEVSASALTADGAVVSWTTSEPADAQVEYGMTQDYGDATPLSSIKVVSRGVSLTGLASEALYHFRVRSRDAAGLLAVSPDYLFATGEPAAAYGAAGRAAAAPAAAEAKAPQRVLTPALADGVNDRAVFGPDAREVSIVDIRGRRVFHESSNGGPLVWNGREASGGLAPSGVYIAVITTRDGGKVYQTFTLAK; translated from the coding sequence GTGAGCCCGGGCGCCGCGGCCCTGCTGCTCGCGCTGGCCGTCGCGGCGCGGGCGCAGGGCCCGTCCCCGCCCCCGGCGATCAGCGGCGTGTCCGCCGCCGCCGAGGGCGGGACCGGCGCCGTGATCTCCTGGACGACGGACCAGGCTGCCGACGCCGAGGTGGATTACGGCCCGTCCGAGGCCTACGCCAACTCCGTCTTCCTGAACAGCCCGCCCGCGACGAGCCACTCCGTGCGGCTGACCGGCCTGGTCCCGGGCGCGCTCTACCACTACCGGGCCAAGTCCCGCAACGCCGCCGGCCTGCTGTCCGTCTCGGAAGACCTCACCTTCACGACGCCGCCGCCTTCCCGCGATATCCCCGCCTCCGGGCAGGCCCTGCCGCTCGTCCTCATCATGACCCCGCCGGCGGGCGCCGTCGTCTCGGGCACCGCGACGGTGTCGGCCAACGCGAGCGCCGGCGCCGGTGTGGCGAGCGTCCAGTTCCTGCTCGACGGCCAGGACCTGGGCCCGCCGCTGACCGCGGGGCCCTACACCCTGGGCTGGGACACCTCTCTCGCCGGCGACGGCACGCACGCGCTCGCCGCCGTCGTCCGCGACGCCGCCGGCCGCGCCGCGACCTCGCCCATCGTCCGCGTGACGACGGACAACACGCCCCCCGTCATCGGCGAGGTCTCGGCCTCCGCGCTCACCGCCGACGGCGCGGTCGTCTCCTGGACGACGAGCGAGCCGGCGGACGCCCAGGTCGAGTACGGGATGACGCAGGACTACGGGGACGCGACGCCGTTGAGCTCGATTAAGGTCGTCAGCCGCGGGGTCTCCCTGACGGGGCTCGCCTCCGAGGCGCTCTACCACTTCCGCGTCCGGTCCCGGGACGCCGCCGGCCTGCTCGCCGTATCCCCCGACTACCTCTTCGCGACGGGCGAACCGGCGGCGGCCTACGGCGCCGCGGGGCGGGCCGCCGCCGCGCCCGCCGCGGCCGAGGCCAAGGCCCCGCAGAGGGTGCTGACGCCCGCGCTGGCCGACGGCGTCAACGACCGGGCGGTCTTCGGGCCGGACGCCCGCGAGGTGTCCATCGTCGACATCCGGGGCCGCCGCGTCTTCCACGAGTCCTCGAACGGCGGCCCCCTCGTCTGGAACGGGCGCGAGGCGTCCGGGGGACTCGCCCCGTCGGGGGTGTACATCGCCGTCATCACGACCCGGGACGGCGGCAAGGTCTATCAGACCTTCACCCTCGCCAAATAG